TTTGCCCAGGGCGCAAACGCTGAAGCTGCTAAAGCAGCTGGCGCAGAGCTGGTAGGTATGGAAGATCTGGCTGACCAGATCAAAAAAGGCGAAATGAACTTCGACGTTGTGATTGCATCTCCAGATGCAATGCGCGTTGTTGGCCAGCTGGGTCAGGTTCTCGGCCCACGCGGTCTGATGCCAAACCCGAAAGTCGGTACTGTAACCCCTAACGTTGCTGAAGCAGTGAAAAATGCTAAAGCCGGTCAGGTCCGTTACCGCAACGACAAAAACGGTATCATCCATACCACTATCGGTAAGGTTGATTTCGACACAGATAAACTGAAAGAAAACCTGGAATCCCTGCTGGTTGCGCTGAAAAAAGCGAAACCTTCTCAGGCGAAAGGCGTTTTCATCAAGAAAGTTAGCCTCTCCACCACGATGGGTGCAGGTGTTGCAGTTGATCAGGCTGGCCTGAACGCTTCTGCTGCTTAATCTGTGCTTTACGCGGGCGTATTTTTCCCCTAGAATCTTACGCCCGTTGTTCTGTAAATATACAGAGCCTCTAATCAAGTCATTCGCATTGCGGCTCAGGCTGCGATAGCTTGAAAGACGACAGATTAGAAAGAATTTTTAGGTTGGAGCCTGGCCTTATCCAGGCCTCCGTCCAAGACCGCAGGTGTTTCTGTCATTAGAGACTTAATTCCCTGCGTAGACGGTGACAGAACCAAAAGAATATTTTTATAGTCTTTGCTGGATTCTGCTCACCGTGTTTTAGCGCCTGTCTCTGGCAACAGGGTTCAGGTGAAGTGAGTTCCGGGGAAATCCATCCCCGGCCAAAAATCCAGGAGCACAAGCTAATGGCCTTAAATCTTCAAGACAAACAAGCGATTGTTGCTGAAGTCAGCGAAGTAGCCAAAGGCGCGCTGTCTGCGGTAGTTGCGGATTCTCGTGGCGTTACCGTAGATAAAATGACCGAACTGCGTAAAGCAGGTCGTGAAGCTGGCGTATACATGCGTGTTGTTCGTAACACCCTGCTGCGCCGCGTCGTTGAAGGTACTCAGTTTGAGTGCCTGAAAGACACGTTAACCGGTCCAACCTTGATTGCATACTCTATGGAACACCCGGGCGCTGCTGCTCGTCTGTTCAAAGAGTTCGCGAAAGCGAATGCAAAATTTGAGGTTAAAGCTGCAGCCTTTGAAGGCGAGCTGATCAGTGCGGCTCAGATCGACCGCCTGGCAACTCTGCCTACTTACGATGAAGCAATCGCACGCCTGATGGCAACCATGAAAGAAGCCGCTGCCGGCAAACTGGTTCGCACTCTGGCTGCTGTACGCGATCAGAAAGAAGCCACCGCTGCTTAATCAGCCGGCCTTTCTTTTCCGTTCATCTGCTTACGTACAAATTACTTTCTGAATTTAGGAACACGAAATGTCAATCACTAAAGACCAAATCATTGAAGGCGTTGCAGCTCTGTCTGTAATGGAAATCGTTGAACTGATCTCCGCTATGGAAGAGAAATTCGGCGTGTCTGCTGCTGCTGCTGTCGCAGGTCCTGCTGCTGCTGCTGAAGCTGTAGAAGAAAAAACCGAGTTCGACGTGGTACTGAAAGCTATCGGCGCTAACAAAGTTGCCGTGATCAAAGCAGTACGTGGCGCAACTGGTCTGGGCCTGAAAGAAGCTAAAGACCTGGTTGAGTCTGCACCTGCTGCCCTGAAAGAAGGCATCAGCAAAGACGACGCAGAAGCACTGAAGAAAGTACTGGAAGAAGCTGGCGCAGAAGTTGAAGTTAAATAAGCCAACCTTTCAGGTTGCAGCCTGGTTGTAGTCTTTACCAGGCTGATGGCTGGTGACTTTTTGGTCACCAGCCTTTTTGCGCTCTACAGCGTCAATGATATTTCACACTGTTTAGTCATTGATTAGCTTAATATCTTTCTCTATCGACGACTTAATATACTGCCCTCCTGCATGGGTTCCCTGCCCAGACAACGGCAATGAAATGATTTAAGCGTGATAGAAAGAGGTATTACGAAAGGCGTCTGCCCTTTCGCACTATACAAAACAGCGTTGCATGAACTGTCCCCGCTGGACGGACAGAAAGGTTCTACTTTTCAGCGAGCTGAGGAACCCCATGGTTTACTCCTATACCGAGAAAAAACGTATTCGTAAGGATTTTGGAAAGCGTCCACAAGTTCTGGACATTCCTTATCTCCTTTCTATCCAGCTTGACTCGTTCCAGAAATTCATCGAGCAAGATCCGGAAGGTCAATATGGTCTGGAAGCTGCATTCCGTTCCGTATTCCCAATCCAAAGCTATAGCGGTAATTCTGAGCTGCAGTACGTCAGCTACCGTTTAGGCGAACCTGTATTTGATGTTAAAGAGTGTCAGATCCGTGGCGTCACGTTTTCTGCTCCTCTGCGCGTTAAACTGCGCCTGGTGATCTACGAGCGCGAAGCGCCGGAAGGCACCGTTAAAGACATCAAAGAACAAGAAGTGTACATGGGTGAAATTCCACTCATGACCGATAACGGTACTTTTGTCATCAATGGTACAGAGCGCGTTATCGTTTCTCAGCTGCATCGTAGTCCTGGTGTGTTCTTCGACAGCGATAAGGGTAAAACCCACTCATCGGGTAAAGTGCTGTATAACGCACGTATCATCCCTTACCGTGGTTCATGGTTGGACTTCGAGTTTGACCCGAAAGACAACCTGTTCGTCCGTATTGACCGTCGCCGTAAACTGCCTGCGACCATCATTCTGCGCGCGTTGAGCTATACCACTGAGCAAATCCTCGATCTGTTCTTTGAAAAAGTGATTTATCAAATTCGCGACAACAAGCTGCAGATGGAGCTGGTTCCAGAGCGCCTGCGTGGTGAAACTGCGTCATTCGACATTGAGTCGAACGGCACCGTTTACGTCGAAAAAGGTCGCCGCATTACCGCGCGCCACATTCGTCAGCTGGAAAAAGACGCTGTTGCTCATATCGAAGTTCCGGTTGAGTACATCGCGGGCAAAGTTGTTGCCAAAGACTACATCGACGAGAGCACCGGTGAGCTGCTGATTGCTGCCAACATGGAGCTGTCGTTAGATTTACTGGCCAAGCTGAGCCAGTCAGGTCACAAGCGTATCGAAACGCTGTTCACCAATGACCTCGATCACGGCCCGTACATCTCTGAAACCGTACGCGTCGACCCAACCAGCGATCGCCTGAGCGCACTGGTTGAAATCTACCGCATGATGCGCCCTGGTGAACCACCAACGCGTGAAGCGGCTGAAAACCTGTTTGAGAACCTGTTCTTCTCTGAAGACCGCTACGATCTGTCTGCGGTTGGCCGCATGAAGTTCAACCGTTCTCTGCTGCGTGACGAGATCGAAGGTTCCGGTATCCTGAGCAAAGACGACATCATTCAGGTGATGAAGAAGCTTATTGGTATCCGTAACGGTATTGGCGAAGTGGATGACATCGATCACCTCGGCAACCGTCGTATCCGTTCCGTTGGCGAAATGGCCGAGAACCAGTTCCGTGTTGGCCTGGTGCGCGTAGAGCGCGCGGTGAAAGAGCGTCTGTCCCTGGGCGATCTGGATACCCTGATGCCTCAGGATATGATCAACGCCAAGCCAATTTCTGCGGCGGTGAAAGAGTTCTTCGGTTCCAGCCAGCTGTCACAGTTTATGGACCAGAACAACCCGTTGTCTGAGATCACGCACAAACGTCGTATCTCTGCATTGGGTCCAGGCGGTCTGACGCGTGAGCGTGCAGGCTTCGAAGTGCGAGACGTACACCCGACTCACTACGGTCGCGTATGTCCAATCGAAACGCCGGAAGGTCCAAACATCGGTCTAATCAACTCCTTGTCTGTCTATGCACAGACCAATGAGTACGGTTTCCTGGAAACTCCATACCGCCGCGTACGCGATGGCGTGGTGACCGACGAAATTCATTACCTCTCTGCTATTGAAGAGGGTAACTACGTTATCGCTCAGGCCAACACCAACCTCGATGACGAAGGTCACTTCGTAGACGATTTGGTGACCTGCCGTAGCAAAGGCGAATCGAGCCTGTTCAGCCGCGATCAGGTTGACTACATGGACGTTTCCACCCAGCAGGTGGTTTCCGTCGGTGCGTCACTGATCCCGTTCCTGGAGCACGATGACGCCAACCGCGCATTGATGGGTGCAAACATGCAACGTCAGGCGGTCCCTACTCTGCGTGCTGATAAGCCGCTGGTAGGAACCGGTATGGAACGCGCGGTCGCGGTCGACTCCGGCGTAACTGCCGTAGCGAAACGTGGCGGTACCGTTCAGTACGTGGACGCATCGCGTATCGTTATTAAAGTTAACGAAGACGAAATGTACCCTGGCGAAGCCGGTATCGACATTTATAACCTGACCAAATACACCCGTTCTAACCAGAACACCTGCATCAACCAGATGCCGTGTGTCAACCTGGGTGAACCGATTGAACGTGGTGACGTGCTGGCTGATGGTCCTTCAACGGATCTCGGCGAACTGGCGCTGGGTCAGAACATGCGCGTGGCGTTCATGCCGTGGAACGGCTACAACTTCGAAGACTCCATCCTAGTCTCCGAGCGCGTGGTTCAGGAAGATCGCTTTACCACTATCCATATTCAGGAACTGGCCTGCGTGTCGCGTGACACCAAGCTGGGGCCGGAAGAGATCACTGCTGATATCCCGAACGTGGGTGAGGCTGCACTCTCCAAACTGGATGAGTCCGGTATCGTGTACATCGGTGCTGAAGTGACCGGTGGTGACATTCTGGTTGGTAAGGTGACGCCGAAAGGTGAAACCCAACTGACGCCAGAAGAGAAACTGCTGCGTGCTATTTTCGGCGAGAAAGCGTCTGACGTTAAAGACTCTTCTCTGCGCGTACCGAACGGCGTTTCAGGTACCGTTATCGACGTTCAGGTCTTCACCCGTGACGGTGTGGAAAAAGACAAACGCGCGCTGGAAATCGAAGAGATGCAGCTGAAGCAGGCGAAGAAAGACCTGTCTGAAGAATTGCAGATCCTCGAAGCTGGCCTGTTCAGCCGTATCAACTACCTGCTGGTTGCTGGCGGTATTGAAGCGGAAAAACTGGACAAGCTGCCACGCGAGCGCTGGCTGGAACTGGGCCTGAGCGACGAAGATAAGCAAAACCAGCTGGAACAGCTGGCCGAGCAGTACGACGAGCTGAAGCACGAGTTTGAGAAAAAACTCGACGCCAAGCGCCGCAAAATCACCCAGGGCGATGACCTGGCACCTGGCGTGCTGAAAATCGTTAAAGTGTACCTGGCGGTGAAACGTCAGATTCAGCCTGGTGACAAAATGGCGGGTCGTCACGGGAACAAAGGTGTTATCTCCAAGATCAACCCGATCGAAGATATGCCTTACGATGAGAACGGCACGCCGGTCGATATCGTACTGAACCCGCTGGGCGTACCATCACGTATGAACATCGGTCAGATCCTCGAAACTCACTTGGGTATGGCTGCGAAGGGCATCGGCGAAAAAATTAACGCCATGCTTAAGAAGCAGGAAGAAGTGTCCAAGCTGCGTGAGTTTA
This DNA window, taken from Erwinia tasmaniensis Et1/99, encodes the following:
- the rplA gene encoding 50S ribosomal protein L1; amino-acid sequence: MAKLTKRMRVIRDKVDSTKQYDINEAVALLKELATAKFVESVDVAVNLGIDARKSDQNVRGATVLPHGTGRSVRVAVFAQGANAEAAKAAGAELVGMEDLADQIKKGEMNFDVVIASPDAMRVVGQLGQVLGPRGLMPNPKVGTVTPNVAEAVKNAKAGQVRYRNDKNGIIHTTIGKVDFDTDKLKENLESLLVALKKAKPSQAKGVFIKKVSLSTTMGAGVAVDQAGLNASAA
- the rplJ gene encoding 50S ribosomal protein L10 translates to MALNLQDKQAIVAEVSEVAKGALSAVVADSRGVTVDKMTELRKAGREAGVYMRVVRNTLLRRVVEGTQFECLKDTLTGPTLIAYSMEHPGAAARLFKEFAKANAKFEVKAAAFEGELISAAQIDRLATLPTYDEAIARLMATMKEAAAGKLVRTLAAVRDQKEATAA
- the rplL gene encoding 50S ribosomal protein L7/L12; this encodes MSITKDQIIEGVAALSVMEIVELISAMEEKFGVSAAAAVAGPAAAAEAVEEKTEFDVVLKAIGANKVAVIKAVRGATGLGLKEAKDLVESAPAALKEGISKDDAEALKKVLEEAGAEVEVK
- the rpoB gene encoding DNA-directed RNA polymerase subunit beta — its product is MVYSYTEKKRIRKDFGKRPQVLDIPYLLSIQLDSFQKFIEQDPEGQYGLEAAFRSVFPIQSYSGNSELQYVSYRLGEPVFDVKECQIRGVTFSAPLRVKLRLVIYEREAPEGTVKDIKEQEVYMGEIPLMTDNGTFVINGTERVIVSQLHRSPGVFFDSDKGKTHSSGKVLYNARIIPYRGSWLDFEFDPKDNLFVRIDRRRKLPATIILRALSYTTEQILDLFFEKVIYQIRDNKLQMELVPERLRGETASFDIESNGTVYVEKGRRITARHIRQLEKDAVAHIEVPVEYIAGKVVAKDYIDESTGELLIAANMELSLDLLAKLSQSGHKRIETLFTNDLDHGPYISETVRVDPTSDRLSALVEIYRMMRPGEPPTREAAENLFENLFFSEDRYDLSAVGRMKFNRSLLRDEIEGSGILSKDDIIQVMKKLIGIRNGIGEVDDIDHLGNRRIRSVGEMAENQFRVGLVRVERAVKERLSLGDLDTLMPQDMINAKPISAAVKEFFGSSQLSQFMDQNNPLSEITHKRRISALGPGGLTRERAGFEVRDVHPTHYGRVCPIETPEGPNIGLINSLSVYAQTNEYGFLETPYRRVRDGVVTDEIHYLSAIEEGNYVIAQANTNLDDEGHFVDDLVTCRSKGESSLFSRDQVDYMDVSTQQVVSVGASLIPFLEHDDANRALMGANMQRQAVPTLRADKPLVGTGMERAVAVDSGVTAVAKRGGTVQYVDASRIVIKVNEDEMYPGEAGIDIYNLTKYTRSNQNTCINQMPCVNLGEPIERGDVLADGPSTDLGELALGQNMRVAFMPWNGYNFEDSILVSERVVQEDRFTTIHIQELACVSRDTKLGPEEITADIPNVGEAALSKLDESGIVYIGAEVTGGDILVGKVTPKGETQLTPEEKLLRAIFGEKASDVKDSSLRVPNGVSGTVIDVQVFTRDGVEKDKRALEIEEMQLKQAKKDLSEELQILEAGLFSRINYLLVAGGIEAEKLDKLPRERWLELGLSDEDKQNQLEQLAEQYDELKHEFEKKLDAKRRKITQGDDLAPGVLKIVKVYLAVKRQIQPGDKMAGRHGNKGVISKINPIEDMPYDENGTPVDIVLNPLGVPSRMNIGQILETHLGMAAKGIGEKINAMLKKQEEVSKLREFIQRAYDLGTDVRQKVDLNTFTDDEVLRLAENLKKGMPIATPVFDGAKESEIKELLQLGGLPSSGQITLFDGRTGEQFERQVTVGYMYMLKLNHLVDDKMHARSTGSYSLVTQQPLGGKAQFGGQRFGEMEVWALEAYGAAYTLQEMLTVKSDDVNGRTKMYKNIVDGNHQMEPGMPESFNVLLKEIRSLGINIELEDE